One region of Armigeres subalbatus isolate Guangzhou_Male chromosome 3, GZ_Asu_2, whole genome shotgun sequence genomic DNA includes:
- the LOC134226264 gene encoding small ribosomal subunit protein eS7, translating to MVFGSKVIKAGGAEPDAFEGQIGQAILELEMNSDLKPQLRDLYITRAREIEFNSKKAIVIYVPVPKQKAFQKVQTRLVRELEKKFSGKHVVFIGERRILPKPQRGRRDPNKQKRPRSRTLTAVYDAILEDLVFPAEVVGKRMRVKLDGSQLIKVHLDKNQQTTIEHKVDTFTSVYKKLTGRDVTFEFPEPYL from the exons ATGGTTTTCGGATCAAAGGTGATCAAGGCCGGTGGTGCCGAGCCCGATGCGTTCGAGGGTCAGATCGGCCAGGCAATCCTGGAGCTGGAGATGAACTCTGACCTGAAGCCACAGTTGCGCGATCTGTACATCACCCGCGCTCGTGAGATCGAGTTCAATAGCAAGAAG GCTATTGTGATCTACGTCCCGGTGCCCAAACAGAAGGCCTTCCAGAAGGTCCAAACCCGGCTGGTCCGTGAGCTGGAGAAGAAGTTCTCCGGTAAGCATGTCGTGttcatcggtgaacgtcgcatCCTGCCCAAGCCACAGCGCGGCCGCCGTGACCCCAACAAGCAGAAGCGTCCACGATCCCGTACCCTGACCGCCGTCTACGATGCTATCCTGGAGGATCTGGTCTTCCCGGCTGAAGTCGTCGGCAAGCGAATGCGTGTCAAGCTGGATGGCTCCCAGCTGATCAAGGTTCACCTGGACAAGAATCAGCAGACCACCATTGAACACAAG GTCGATACCTTCACGTCAGTGTACAAGAAGCTGACCGGACGTGACGTTACGTTCGAATTTCCGGAGCCCTACCTGTAA
- the LOC134223416 gene encoding small ribosomal subunit protein uS10: protein MATAGKDVEKPVAEAATVHRIRITLTSRNVRSLEKVCADLISGAKKQKLRVKGPVRMPTKILRITTRKTPCGEGSKTWDRFQMRLHKRIIDLHSPSEIVKQITSINIEPGVEVEVTIADP from the exons ATG GCCACCGCTGGAAAGGATGTCGAAAAGCCCGTTGCCGAGGCCGCCACCGTGCACCGAATCCGCATTACGTTGACCTCGCGCAATGTCCGCAGTCTGGAGAAGGTTTGCGCCGATCTGATCAGCGGAGCCAAGAAGCAGAAGCTGCGTGTTAAG GGCCCCGTCCGGATGCCAACCAAGATCCTGCGTATCACCACCCGTAAGACCCCTTGCGGTGAGGGTTCCAAGACTTGGGATCGCTTCCAG ATGCGTCTGCACAAGCGTATCATCGATCTGCACTCGCCATCGGAGATCGTGAAGCAGATCACCTCGATCAACATCGAACCCGGTGTAGAAGTCGAGGTCACCATCGCCGATCCTTAA
- the LOC134223414 gene encoding glycosylphosphatidylinositol anchor attachment 1 protein, protein MGLLTNPSISQKAKYCKALIRHNTLICFSFYLLGVGYFGLLPDTNFNSGTYFSENALLPGLVYSELKAETVSLAKTYAAELDRERENHRTGMPYAWLLAKMRKIGLETHTHNFTLNYPLGGGKVFKGKNVYGILRAPRIGSTEAFVISVPYRPPETVHMDVAAGVPLILAFADFARKQKYWAKDIIFLITEQEQLGMQAWLEAYHGSDDNRVLNAGSLDGRAGAIQAAINLEVQSFDVDHINLKVEGLNGQLPNLDLHNLAQKLSQKNGIAAAYRLSATNQKKPITYGEKLQNLLAMVLGQSSGVPNGNHGLFHRYGIEALTLECVKRNGNQRNSAGVGALLKIVEGISRSLNNLLERFHQSYFFYLLVTHDRFVSIGDYMPSLALMVGALLIKSFIHYLGLYYSDDAGQENTGSEEDDETEPLEKPKHSYISVGIVLLLAHGIGAMTTVLPFNAALNGYLHDSNLSTQFSLFAIMACISVLVLILPGFITLDALNAEILRIAVLLELGTALLTVGMLNFSLGWVLSVAIVPVVLMLQPLKRGFTRGLSRILCITIHPLVVVYIVLFCVTCNLFPELSLKEQMKKAITGTMDGITYSVVDSMIYGNWLFDLVALVLMPSWTMLWVLMFVTKPSNNVQIQKAECESELLEEKKIQQ, encoded by the exons ATGGGTCTACTTACGAACCCATCCATTTCCCAGAAAGCCAAATACTGTAAAGCGCTGATTCGGCACAACACACTGATCTGCTTCTCGTTCTATCTGCTGGGTGTTGGCTACTTTGGACTCCTGCCGGACACGAACTTCAATTCCGGTACGTACTTTTCGGAAAATGCTCTCCTGCCGGGGCTGGTGTATTCGGAGCTCAAGGCGGAAACCGTAAGTCTCGCCAAGACGTATGCCGCGGAGTTGGACCGAGAGCGGGAAAATCACCGGACCGGAATGCCGTATGCTTGGCTGTTGGCGAAGATGCGGAAGATCGGTCTGGAAACGCATACGCATAATTTTACGCTGAATTATCCGCTCGGTGGAGGGAAGGTTTTCAAGGGTAAAAATGTGTATGGGATTTTGCGAGCTCCGAGGATCGGGTCGACGGAGGCGTTCGTGATTTCTGTGCCGTACCGACCACCGGAAACAGTTCACATGGACGTAGCGGCGGGAGTGCCACTGATTTTGGCATTTGCAGATTTTGCACGAAAGCAGAAGTACTGGGCCAAGGATATCATTTTCCTGATAACCGAGCAGGAGCAGCTGGGAATGCAGGCTTGGCTGGAAGCTTATCATGGCTCCGACGACAATCGGGTGTTAAATGCGGGCTCCTTAGACGGGCGGGCTGGAGCGATTCAAGCTGCCATTAATTTGGAAGTTCAGAGTTTTGATGTGGACCATATTAACTTGAAGGTCGAGGGATTGAACGGTCAGCTGCCGAATTTGGATTTACATAATCTGGCACAGAAGCTGTCGCAAAAGAATGGAATTGCGGCGGCTTATCGATTGTCCGCAACTAATCAGAAAAAGCCAATTACCTACGGTGAGAAGCTGCAGAACCTTCTGGCAATGGTGCTGGGTCAGTCGTCGGGGGTTCCAAATGGCAATCATGGGCTGTTCCATCGTTATGGGATCGAGGCTCTGACTCTGGAATGTGTGAAGCGCAACGGAAATCAACGAAACTCGGCTGGAGTAGGAGCGTTGTTGAAGATTGTGGAAGGAATCAGTCGGAGTTTGAATAATTTGCTGGAACGGTTTCATCAGAGCTACTTTTTCTATCTGCTGGTGACGCATGATCGATTCGTGTCCATCGGCGATTACATGCCCAGTTTGGCGCTGATGGTCGGAGCATTGCTGATTAAGTCGTTCATACACTATCTGGGTTTGTATTACTCGGATGATGCTGGTCAGGAAAACACTGGTTCGGAGGAGGATGACGAAACGGAACCACTGGAAAAGCCAAAGCATTCTTATATTTCAGTAGGAATTGTATTGTTATTGGCCCACGGAATAGGGGCTATGACTACGGTTTTGCCGTTTAATGCTGCCCTGAATGGGTACCTTCATGATTCAAATCTTTCGACTCAGTTTAGCCTTTTCGCCATCATGGCGTGCATCTCAGTGTTGGTGCTAATCCTCCCAGGTTTCATCACGTTGGATGCCCTGAATgccgaaattcttcggatagCCGTTCTGTTGGAACTGGGAACAGCACTGTTAACAGTAGGAATGCTGAATTTCTCTCTCGGATGGGTACTTTCGGTTGCGATAGTCCCGGTAGTATTGATGTTACAGCCACTTAAACGTGGCTTCACCAGAGG GTTATCACGTATATTATGCATCACAATTCATCCTTTGGTGGTGGTTTATATAGTTCTGTTTTGTGTAACTTGTAATCTATTCCCTGAATTGTCCTTAAAGGAACAAATGAAAAAGGCGATTACTGGAACAATGGACGGAATTACTTATTCTGTTGTTGATTCGATG ATCTACGGTAATTGGCTGTTTGATTTGGTGGCGTTAGTCTTGATGCCATCGTGGACCATGCTGTGGGTTTTGATGTTTGTAACAAAACCTTCAAATAATGTTCAAATACAAAAAGCCGAATGCGAAtcagaacttttggaggagaaAAAAATACAGCAATAG